GCAAGGCTCAGGTCGTCGCCGCTCACAAGGCCGCCAGGCGGATGCAGCAGGCAGCAGTGGCAGGGTCGGGAAGCCTGCGCCCGGCCCGGCGCATTCGTGGGTGCCGCTTCGGGATAGAATGGCTGCTGCACACGCAAAGGCCCGCTGAACTGCATTTTTGCCAGCGTGGTACGCCCCTGCCGCACCGCAAAATCCAGCTCCATGCGTGCGCTCCAGCGCCGGTCAGGCGTAAAGCAGTGACCGTGGAGATTGTCGGCAGGGTTTGCGGTGGCGGCAGACATGCAGTTACTCCTGGATTCCCCAGTGAGAATCAGACGCTCAGAAAGGCTTTGACAGTGGCATCGTCCAGGCCGCGCATGTCGCCCTGGGAAACGATGTGGCCGCGATCCATAATCATGTAGGTATCCGCCATGCGGCGGGCAAAAGGCACTTTTTGTTCCACCAGCAGCACGGTGAGGCCCATTTCTTCGTTGAGTCTGCCAATGGTTGTGGCGATGTCGCGCACAATATTGGGCTGGATGCCCTCGGTTGGTTCGTCCAGAATGAGCAGGCGCGGCTCCAGCGCAAGTGCCCGTGCAATGGCAAGTTGCTGCTGCTGGCCGCCGGAAAGATCGCCGCCTCTCCTATGCATCATTTCGCCCAGCACGGGGAAAAAGTCAAAGATGAACGGAGGAATGGCCCTGGCCTTATCCTTGCGCATGGGCAACGAGAGCTCCATATTTTCGCGCACGGTCAGCAAGGGGAAGATTTGGCGGCCCTGCGGCACATAACCGATGCCCAGGGCTGCCCGTTGCTCCACAGGCAGAGGAAGCAAGTCCGTTCCTTCAA
This DNA window, taken from Desulfovibrio sp. 86, encodes the following:
- the urtE gene encoding urea ABC transporter ATP-binding subunit UrtE; amino-acid sequence: MLHITDLNQFYGESHILRDVNLTLKAGSCACLMGRNGVGKTTLLQCIMGVLPARSGHIFLEGTDLLPLPVEQRAALGIGYVPQGRQIFPLLTVRENMELSLPMRKDKARAIPPFIFDFFPVLGEMMHRRGGDLSGGQQQQLAIARALALEPRLLILDEPTEGIQPNIVRDIATTIGRLNEEMGLTVLLVEQKVPFARRMADTYMIMDRGHIVSQGDMRGLDDATVKAFLSV